The following are encoded together in the Drosophila biarmipes strain raj3 chromosome 3L, RU_DBia_V1.1, whole genome shotgun sequence genome:
- the LOC108030824 gene encoding serine/threonine-protein kinase WNK1 isoform X2 — protein MDGKIQPADAKSNQKAGLASGNLKKDKSAKGTSQAVVSDTKKMEARKSSSDTVIEPLIKQQVPLHSSKTTPTTLTANFVQNIRFVRKNVEQSGRNTNPLQFVELETEFPRDYDDNIEMLSREAEHLEEQFRTPTRSNATDATSHQVAGIIDNIITEASRSLAIEKTEDDVPLKSSTKHSSGVKRVGFQVEEKDDTESQSKKQPKSIDDTAKKSESAGASAEEATVTGSSADASASLLPSTSTVSITSSTTSITKSKSDEDDDPVAMSPCGRFFKYDKEVGRGSFKTVYRGLDTLTGVPVAWCELLDKQVKKSERTRFREEADMLKKLQHPNIVRFYTYWEFPIGRKKNIVLVTELMLSGTLKSYLKRFKKIHPKVLKSWCRQILKGLNFLHTRQFPIIHRDLKCDNIFITGTTGSVKIGDLGLATLKNRSHAKSVIGTPEFMAPEMYEEHYDESVDVYAFGMCMLEMAISEYPYSECKGPAQIYKKVISGIKPAALAKVEDPNVRDIIERCIELKKEDRPSCNELLESEFFDEDIGIRVEPTASEQFLSDPSISIIEFRLRFMDPKKRSSRHKENEAIQFEYNIQHDEYEQIAQEMMKENIISEDDSRAVARLLKVQVVSLLKERAQRQTQIKLQNEKSRLEKLALQKQRESLPTNVDEDEEEEEDSEDEEDGVKWNQRLQLKYDLLNTDSETSLALSTNSVEPQQLSARSNTSIPNSGMQQPVQVHGPAAVPQLISVQPQAIPSPAIPMQQKPTVHYIQTPQLASYQNSNTTMQEIGNNQVISPTSTQQIQQQQPIAAPPVNHQIMPQQQVNQQQQQPQIMQQMPQQVQVQQVAQQQQSQTVLPPQQHEQPQQQQQPMADQQKSQQIPLQQQLHHLMHTNVQAPDLSQQQQMAQKQAQQYFQQQQQPQAPISMHSNQLAQQQQAYAMQQAGQQQIQQQILQQQQQAAALQQQQQAAVLQQQLAQHQMQQLQQQQLQQQQQQQQIQQLQQQQLQQQQFVQQQQYAQAMPQQQHQQLIAVSQVMAPQQHQPPMQIPVQMQIPPTSVAPTIQQTYNQSQQVTLVDPQQQQHAGFSGVTPQQTQFVPQTTQQPIQLSMPLEQQLQQLLHSQPPQQQQPQQPINQQQQQPLTQQQQQPLVQQQQPPLVQQQQPLVQHQQPPQPQLIPGVQQQQLPQQQPQAEQHPQIPSQVPVQQENVQPNQVNQEQAVATETTSVNSTQANTEGAPKTETQTSADADKQQKQQGTRTQKPRRSNRSGNERIPKLSVTSVDEGSVINCHMENKLKTITFKFDIGDVNPVEIANKLIAQDLLSNCQSTVFVEMINEIVDQVKQNPNQIPIPTNYRRNIEKRDETASDITKMFEPTIHGVESLPSGGGGAELSNSNSTFEAKSHVSNIANAQEGQVNVGTPPTTTSTMSSSSTASRDAPNSSNDVTIGSGSVSRKTSTASEYTSLSIDYMPDSNTTPTGPEPPLDDAKDKSLIVNQKPCSLAIARMQKLLESNGGGAPRSLNLPLNRHLKIQEDLKHTRSLDDLTAVKITFDMPNKTALEPSESEQKATAVEAEKPKDKSAQAVGNQGTGAANTLEQLKIELENITHAHAFASAVVASINNRTPHQASPAPAMSSLKTSSGQPQAQEVSKSSNGAGPSAPSVGQNTPTAALASARGSGSSVYNSRRTSIDNSMGFDVHLHTATNLEGTVSNSDPTPTDASVGITIGAGHDKQLSKQPSLEKPSTTSISTNSSDPPQRNPSNGSINQNSIADLEKKLAALRNTENAEESASATLSAVPKQIEEVVNPSARKISRFSVSRVQEQKTSTGVEEPAQGQLKIDLQVAGPGGQIQSNNSVQNGSVVNTPTEVISSPIQNVPLAINGIQLIYQQPQQIHQLPGSGTSTSTSGAGAQCIVVPQVINQNGTQMQQMSNLQPQPQLVHPNIPQQPQQTPLNGHPPMGNTHQQQPQQQSIPMQPIQTQQQQNQMPLMSQQQQQIMMQQQQGAQQGSQQYNLPTTQQTHPQHQFIHTQPNQLHSLPPQVVSMSPGMPHQLPPMQTMSTQQQMISQQQHQLQMQSHMQQQSVPGMYNQQTGARVAAPQNFQGPVPNHLLQQSPLMTSQQTAQPMQHVMQPIFNATSGEVTEEPVSLAATHPHLLPSDIQSDIKHNLDSLVNQLCNTRLGTNQHQRLLLLRQRQLIEEDELRLKHYVEYEKFQKALRQSISTNVPATAAYYSAAAAQLPTNLAAPAAPSSSNPTSTSSANT, from the exons ATGGATGGCAAAATACAGCCTGCAGATGCCAAGAGCAACCAGAAAGCTGGTCTAGCTTCGGGCAATCTTAAAAAAGACAAGTCGGCTAAGGGGACGTCGCAAGCGGTTGTCTCAGACACCAAGAAAATGGAGGCAAGGAAGTCCTCCTCGGACACGGTgatagaacctttgatcaagcAACAGGTTCCACTGCATTCGTCCAAGACCACGCCCACAACCTTGACGGCAAACTTCGTACAGAACATTCGATTCGTGCGCAAAAATGTGGAGCAGTCGGGCAGGAACACGAACCCGTTACAGTTCGTCGAGCTTGAAACAGAGTTTCCGCGCGACTATGATGACAACATTGAGATGCTGTCCCGGGAGGCGGAGCACTTGGAGGAGCAGTTTCGCACCCCTACGCGGTCCAATGCAACGGATGCCACTTCCCACCAAGTGGCCGGCATTATTGACAACATAATTACCGAAGCGTCACGCAGTCTTGCAATCGAAAAGACTGAAGACGATGTGCCATTGAAGTCCTCCACCAAGCACTCGAGCGGCGTCAAGCGTGTTGGCTTCCAGGTCGAGGAGAAGGACGATACCGAAAGTCAGAGCAAAAAGCAGCCAAAGAGCATCGATGATACAGCCAAGAAGTCGGAGAGCGCCGGGGCTAGCGCGGAGGAAGCTACTGTTACTGGGTCCTCTGCGGATGCTTCTGCATCTCTGCTACCTTCCACGTCGACGGTGTCAATCACCTCGTCAACCACATCGATTACCAAGAGCAAAAGCGATGAGGACGATGACCCGGTGGCAATGTCCCCGTGCGGACGTTTTTTTAAGTACGACAAGGAGGTAGGACGCGGTTCCTTTAAGACTGTTTATCGTGGTCTGGACACGTTGACGGGCGTTCCAGTTGCCTGGTGCGAATTACTG GACAAGCAAGTAAAGAAAAGTGAGCGCACCAGATTTCGTGAGGAGGCAGACATGTTGAAGAAACTTCAGCACCCAAACATTGTGCGGTTCTATACGTATTGGGAGTTTCCCATCGGCCGCAAAAAGAATATAGTACTAGTCACCGAACTAATGTTATCTGGAACTTTGAAATC ctatTTGAAACGTTTCAAGAAAATACACCCAAAGGTATTGAAGTCATGGTGTCGCCAAATCCTAAAAGGCCTCAACTTCCTGCATACTCGTCAATTTCCTATAATTCATCGTGATTTGAAAtgtgataatatttttataactggCACCACTGGTAGTGTTAAAATCGGCGACTTGGGCCTGGCAACGTTGAAAAACCGCTCCCATGCAAAATCTGTGATTGGCACGCCGGAGTTCATGGCCCCGGAAATGTACGAGGAGCACTACGACGAGTCGGTGGACGTATATGCTTTCGGAATGTGCATGTTGGAGATGGCCATCTCTGAATATCCATATAGCGAGTGCAAGGGTCCGGCGCAGATCTACAAGAAGGTGATCTCAGGCATAAAGCCAGCCGCCCTGGCTAAAGTGGAGGATCCCAATGTACGAGACATCATCGAGCGGTGCATTGAACTTAAGAAGGAGGATCGTCCCAGCTGTAATGAACTTCTAGAATCGGAGTTCTTTGACGAAGACATCGGCATACGCGTGGAGCCCACAGCCTCGGAACAGTTCCTTTCTGATCCGAGCATCAGTATCATCGAGTTCCGACTGCGTTTTATGGACCCAAAGAAGCGCTCGTCCCGCCATAAAGAAAACGAAGCGATCCAGTTCGAGTACAACATCCAGCACGATGAGTACGAGCAGATTGCGCAGGAAATGATgaaggaaaatattatatcggAGGATGACTCTCGCGCTGTAGCTCGACTTCTGAAGGTGCAAGTTGTATCGTTGCTCAAAGAGCGTGCCCAGCGTCAAACTCAAATTAAGCTGCAAAACGAGAAGTCACGTCTGGAAAAACTAGCATTACAAAAGCAACGTGAAAGTTTGCCGACCAACGTGGACGAAGATgaagaagaggaggaggatTCCGAGGATGAGGAGGATGGCGTAAAGTGGAATCAGCGGCTGCAGCTCAAGTATGACCTGCTTAACACGGACTCAGAAACTAGCCTTGCTCTCTCCACGAACAGTGTTGAGCCCCAAcaactgtccgcacgatcaaACACTTCGATTCCGAACAGTGGCATGCAGCAACCTGTTCAGGTCCATGGTCCTGCGGCCGTTCCCCAGTTGATCTCGGTGCAGCCGCAGGCAATACCCTCACCGGCCATTCCCATGCAACAAAAGCCAACCGTGCACTACATTCAAACCCCTCAGCTGGCTTCGTATCAAAATTCGAATACGACAATGCAAGAGATTGGCAACAACCAGGTAATCTCGCCCACAAGCACTCAACAGATCCAACAGCAGCAACCTATTGCTGCTCCACCCGTCAATCATCAAATTATGCCGCAGCAACAAGTCaaccaacaacagcagcagccacaaatAATGCAGCAGATGCCTCAGCAAGTTCAAGTGCAGCAAGTggcccagcaacaacaatcacAAACTGTTTTGCCCCCGCAGCAACACGAGcaaccgcagcagcaacaacaaccaatGGCAGATCAGCAAAAGAGCCAACAAATTCCCTTGCAGCAGCAATTACACCACCTTATGCACACCAACGTGCAGGCACCGGATCTgtcccagcagcaacaaatggCTCAGAAACAGGCCCAGCAATActttcagcagcagcaacaaccacagGCTCCGATTTCCATGCATTCGAATCAGCttgcacaacagcaacaggcCTATGCGATGCAACAGGCTGGCCAACAGCAAATTCAACAACAGATTttacagcaacaacaacaggcgGCGGCcttacagcagcaacaacaggcgGCGGTCCTACAGCAGCAATTGGCCCAACATCAAATGCAAcaactccagcagcagcagcttcaacaacagcagcagcaacagcaaattCAGCAACTTCAACAACAGcaactccagcagcagcagtttgtgcaacagcagcaatacGCTCAAGCCATgccacagcaacaacatcaacaatTAATCGCAGTGTCTCAGGTGATGGCaccgcagcaacatcagccacCAATGCAGATCCCCGTTCAAATGCAAATTCCACCTACTTCAGTGGCTCCTACAATCCAGCAAACTTACAACCAGTCACAACAAGTGACACTCGTTGAtccacaacagcaacaacatgCGGGATTTTCGGGCGTAACCCCACAGCAAACACAATTTGTGCCACAAACCACTCAGCAACCAATACAGTTGTCAATGCCTTTAGAGCAGCAATTGCAGCAGTTGTTGCATAGCCAGCCgccccagcaacaacaacctcAGCAGCCCATAaatcaacagcagcaacaacctttgactcaacagcagcagcagcctttggttcaacaacagcaaccacCTTTGGTCCAACAACAGCAACCTTTGGTCCAGCATCAGCAGCCACCTCAGCCACAGCTGATCCCCGGTgttcagcagcaacaactaccACAGCAGCAACCTCAAGCAGAACAACACCCACAGATTCCTTCGCAAGTCCCTGTGCAACAAGAAAATGTGCAGCCAAATCAAGTTAATCAGGAACAAGCCGTCGCAACGGAAACCACGTCTGTTAATAGTACCCAAGCAAACACAGAAGGTGCACCCAAAACAGAAACTCAGACGTCTGCAGATGCGGATAAGCAACAGAAGCAACAGGGAACACGTACCCAAAAACCAAGACGATCCAACAGGAGCGGCAACGAAAGGATTCCGAAGCTAAGTGTGACCAGTGTAGACGAAGGCAGCGTCATAAACTGTCACATGGAAAACAAACTCAAAACTATTACGTTCAAATTCGACATAGGAGATGTTAATCCGGTTGAAATTGCCAATAAATTG ATCGCCCAAGATTTGCTTTCTAATTGCCAAAGTACAGTTTTTGTGGAAATGATCAATGAAATTGTAGACCAAGTCAAACAGAATCCTAATCAAATTCCTATACCGACCAATTATCGCCGCAATATTGAAAAG CGGGATGAAACCGCCAGCGACATTACCAAGATGTTCGAACCCACTATCCATGGTGTTGAATCCCTGCCTTCCGGCGGAGGAGGCGCCGAACTGTCGAACTCCAATTCGACCTTTGAGGCCAAGTCACATGTATCCAACATAGCCAATGCGCAAGAAGGCCAAGTGAATGTTGGAACCCCACCCACAACCACTTCGACCATGTCTTCCTCATCAACCGCATCGAGGGATGCACCCAATAGCAGCAACGACGTGACTATCGGATCTGGTTCCGTTTCCCGCAAGACAAGCACAGCCTCGGAATATACTTCGCTGTCGATTGACTATATGCCTGACAGCAACACTACTCCAACAGGTCCCGAACCACCGCTCGATGATGCCAAGGATAAGTCACTGATTGTAAACCAGAAGCCTTGTTCCCTTGCTATCGCTAGAATGCAAAAGCTCTTGGAGTCGAACGGTGGTGGTGCTCCCCGTAGCCTAAATCTGCCCTTGAATCGTCACCTTAAGATTCAAGAGGACCTCAAGCATACAAGAAGCCTTGACGACTTGACAGCAGTGAAGATAACCTTTGACATGCCCAACAAAACCGCATTGGAACCTTCGGAGAGCGAGCAGAAAGCTACGGCAGTAGAAGCTGAGAAGCCAAAAGATAAATCCGCACAGGCTGTGGGAAACCAAGGAACCGGAGCAGCCAACACTTTGGAGCAGTTAAAGATAGAACTAGAGAACATAACTCATGCCCACGCTTTTGCCTCCGCGGTGGTGGCCTCAATAAATAACAGAACTCCCCACCAGGCATCCCCAGCTCCAGCCATGTCCTCACTGAAGACCTCTTCTGGACAACCACAAGCACAAGag GTAAGCAAGTCAAGTAACGGAGCAGGGCCATCCGCACCTTCAGTGGGTCAGAATACTCCCACTGCAGCTTTGGCTTCCGCTAGGGGCTCTGGATCCTCCGTATACAATTCACGGCGCACTTCCATCGACAACAGCATGGGATTCGATGTGCACTTGCACACTGCTACTAATCTCGAAGGGACAGTTAGTAACTCGGATCCGACTCCAACAGATGCATCAGTTGGCATCACAATCGGCGCGGGTCACGATAAGCAGCTGTCCAAACAGCCCAGCTTGGAAAAACCATCCACTACTTCCATTTCGACCAACAGCAGTGACCCTCCACAAAGAAATCCCAGCAACGGATCAATCAATCAGAACTCAATAGCAGacttggaaaaaaaattagcAGCCTTGCGAAACACCGAAAACGCTGAAGAG TCTGCATCAGCGACATTGTCGGCGGTTCCTAAACAAATTGAAGAGGTCGTGAACCCTAGTGCCCGTAAAATATCGCGTTTCAGTGTCAGTCGAGTACAGGAGCAGAAAACTTCAACTGGTGTGGAGGAACCTGCACAAGGTCAACTGAAGATCGACTTGCAGGTCGCAGGCCCTGGCGGCCAGATACAGAGCAACAACTCGGTGCAGAACGGTAGTGTGGTCAATACTCCAACCGAAGTCATCAGTTCTCCAATTCAAAATGTTCCGCTGGCCATTAACGGAATTCAGTTGATATACCAACAGCCCCAGCAAATCCATCAGTTGCCGGGATCTGGAACCTCAACTTCTACGAGTGGAGCAGGGGCTCAGTGCATTGTGGTGCCCCAAGTTATTAATCAGAATGGCACTCAGATGCAACAAATGTCTAATCTTCAGCCACAGCCGCAACTTGTGCACCCGAATATACCACAACAGCCGCAACAGACGCCACTTAATGGCCACCCACCCATGGGTAACACtcaccagcagcagccacaacagCAATCCATACCGATGCAGCCGATTCAgacgcaacagcagcagaatcAAATGCCTCTTATGtcgcaacaacagcagcaaatcatgatgcagcagcaacagggaGCCCAGCAGGGATCGCAGCAGTATAACTTGCCCACCACACAACAGACTCATCCGCAGCACCAATTTATCCATACGCAGCCCAACCAACTTCACTCGCTTCCGCCCCAGGTGGTGAGCATGTCCCCGGGAATGCCACATCAGCTTCCACCCATGCAGACTATGTCGACTCAGCAGCAAATGATCTCGCAACAACAGCATCAGTTGCAGATGCAATCGCACATGCAGCAACAAAGTGTACCGGGAATGTACAACCAGCAAACCGGAGCTCGTGTGGCCGCACCtcaaaattttcaaggtcccgTTCCAAATCATTTGCTGCAACAGTCCCCTCTGATGACATCCCAGCAGACAGCACAGCCCATGCAACACGTTATGCAACCAATTTTTAATGCAACGTCTGGTGAAG TTACCGAAGAGCCTGTATCCCTAGCAGCTACGCATCCTCATTTGCTACCGAGTGACATTCAATCT GACATAAAGCACAATTTAGACTCGTTGGTAAACCAATTGTGCAACACGCGCTTGGGTACTAACCAGCACCAAcggctgttgctgttgcgtcAAAGACAACTCATCGAAGAGGACGAGCTGCGTCTAAAACACTATGTGGAATACGAAAAGTTTCAAAAGGCACTGCGCCAAT CTATTAGCACAAACGTTCCAGCGACTGCAGCTTACtattcagcagcagcagcacagctTCCAACTAATTTGGCAGCTCCTGCGGCTCCGTCCTCATCGAATCCGACATCCACTAGCTCCGCAAACACATAA